From Motilibacter peucedani, the proteins below share one genomic window:
- the gyrB gene encoding DNA topoisomerase (ATP-hydrolyzing) subunit B — protein MGDAHGLPTYDASAITVLEGLDAVRKRPGMYIGSTGERGLHHLVYEVVDNSVDEALAGYCDTIEVSILPDGGVRVEDNGRGIPVDIVPSEGKPAITVVLTVLHAGGKFGGGGYAVSGGLHGVGVSVVNALSHRVEVEVRRDGYVWRQQFVRGAPVAELERGEPTDATGTTVTFWADPEIFETTDYTFDTLSTRFREMAFLNRGLTLSLRDERVEETGGDAEIKAARDVTYHYEGGISDFVRHLNAKKGAAHPNIIAFESEDKERTLSLEVAMQWNTSFAESVYTFANTINTHEGGTHEEGFRSSLTNLVNDFGETWNLIKRKEDRLTGEDIREGLTAIVSIKLGEPQFEGQTKTKLGNTEARSFVQKVCNDKLREWLEQNPQEGREIVRKAIAAASARVAARKARDLARNRKGLLESGGLPGKLADCQWTDPDKCELYIVEGDSAGGSAKGGRDSRFQAILPIRGKILNVEKARIDRILQNNEVQALISAAGTGIHDDFDIAKLRYSKIILMADADVDGQHIRTLLLTFLFRFMRPLIENGNVYLAQPPLYKLKWAGREPVSYAYSDRERDGLIALGVENGKRLPKEDGIQRFKGLGEMPANELWETTMDPDRRVLLRVSLEDAAAADDLFSVLMGEDVEQRRSFIQRNAKDVRFLDI, from the coding sequence ATGGGCGACGCGCACGGCCTGCCGACCTACGACGCCAGCGCCATCACGGTGCTCGAGGGCCTCGACGCGGTGCGCAAGCGCCCGGGCATGTACATCGGGTCCACCGGCGAGCGCGGCCTGCACCACCTCGTCTACGAGGTCGTCGACAACTCGGTCGACGAGGCGCTGGCCGGCTACTGCGACACGATCGAGGTCTCGATCCTCCCCGACGGCGGCGTGCGCGTCGAGGACAACGGGCGCGGCATCCCGGTCGACATCGTGCCCTCCGAGGGCAAGCCGGCCATCACCGTCGTGCTGACCGTGCTGCACGCCGGCGGCAAGTTCGGCGGCGGCGGCTACGCCGTCTCCGGCGGCCTGCACGGCGTCGGCGTCTCGGTCGTCAACGCGCTCTCCCACCGGGTGGAGGTCGAGGTGCGCCGCGACGGCTACGTGTGGCGCCAGCAGTTCGTGCGCGGGGCGCCCGTCGCCGAGCTCGAGCGCGGCGAGCCGACCGACGCGACCGGCACCACGGTCACTTTCTGGGCCGACCCGGAGATCTTCGAGACCACCGACTACACCTTCGACACCCTCTCGACGCGCTTCCGCGAGATGGCGTTCCTCAACCGGGGGCTCACCCTCTCGCTGCGCGACGAGCGGGTCGAGGAGACCGGGGGCGACGCCGAGATCAAGGCCGCGCGCGACGTGACCTACCACTACGAGGGCGGCATCAGCGACTTCGTGCGCCACCTCAACGCCAAGAAGGGCGCGGCGCACCCCAACATCATCGCCTTCGAGTCCGAGGACAAGGAGCGCACGCTCTCCCTCGAGGTGGCGATGCAGTGGAACACCAGCTTCGCCGAGTCGGTCTACACCTTCGCCAACACCATCAACACCCACGAGGGCGGCACCCACGAGGAGGGCTTCCGCTCCTCGCTCACCAACCTCGTCAACGACTTCGGCGAGACCTGGAACCTGATCAAGCGCAAGGAGGACAGGCTCACCGGCGAGGACATCCGCGAGGGCCTGACCGCCATCGTGTCGATCAAGCTGGGCGAGCCCCAGTTCGAGGGGCAGACCAAGACCAAGCTCGGCAACACCGAGGCGCGCTCGTTCGTCCAGAAGGTCTGCAACGACAAGCTGCGCGAGTGGCTCGAGCAGAACCCCCAGGAGGGCCGCGAGATCGTCCGCAAGGCGATCGCCGCCGCGAGCGCCCGCGTCGCCGCGCGCAAGGCGCGCGACCTGGCCCGCAACCGCAAGGGGCTGCTCGAGTCCGGCGGCCTGCCCGGCAAGCTGGCCGACTGCCAGTGGACCGACCCCGACAAGTGCGAGCTCTACATCGTCGAGGGCGACTCCGCCGGCGGGTCGGCCAAGGGCGGGCGCGACTCCCGCTTCCAGGCGATCCTCCCGATCCGCGGCAAGATCCTCAACGTCGAGAAGGCCCGCATCGACCGGATCCTGCAGAACAACGAGGTGCAGGCGCTGATCTCGGCGGCGGGCACCGGCATCCACGACGACTTCGACATCGCCAAGCTGCGCTACTCCAAGATCATCCTGATGGCCGACGCCGACGTCGACGGCCAGCACATCCGCACCCTGCTGCTGACGTTCCTGTTCCGCTTCATGCGCCCGCTGATCGAGAACGGCAACGTCTACCTCGCCCAGCCGCCGCTCTACAAGCTCAAGTGGGCCGGGCGCGAGCCGGTCTCCTACGCCTACTCCGACCGCGAGCGCGACGGGCTGATCGCGCTCGGCGTCGAGAACGGCAAGCGGCTGCCCAAGGAGGACGGCATCCAGCGGTTCAAGGGCCTGGGTGAGATGCCGGCCA
- a CDS encoding DUF721 domain-containing protein produces the protein MSAEPPPGAGDPAAPAEVPDPADLPPVRSGVDVARQALAAARAEARRRGLRRGTAPAAGGGLDGPPAGRTARRRPVDEVRSGPRPDDRDPQAFSRAVDRLVRDRGWELDAAVGALLGRWDAVVGADVAAHATPESFEDGVLTVRASSTAWATELRDLVPAIQARIAAELGRGVCTSIKVLGPAAPSWRKGPLTVRGRGPRDTYG, from the coding sequence GTGAGCGCCGAGCCGCCGCCCGGGGCCGGCGACCCCGCGGCGCCCGCCGAGGTGCCGGACCCTGCGGACCTCCCGCCGGTGCGCAGCGGTGTCGACGTCGCGCGCCAGGCGCTCGCGGCCGCCCGTGCCGAGGCGCGCCGCCGGGGCCTGCGCCGGGGCACTGCCCCCGCGGCGGGCGGCGGGCTCGACGGCCCGCCCGCCGGGCGCACCGCGCGCCGGCGCCCCGTCGACGAGGTGCGCAGCGGACCCCGCCCCGACGACCGCGACCCGCAGGCCTTCTCCCGCGCCGTCGACCGCCTGGTCAGGGACCGCGGCTGGGAGCTCGACGCCGCGGTCGGCGCGCTGCTCGGCCGGTGGGACGCCGTCGTCGGCGCCGACGTCGCGGCGCACGCGACGCCCGAGTCCTTCGAGGACGGCGTGCTGACCGTGCGCGCGTCCTCGACCGCGTGGGCCACCGAGCTGCGCGACCTCGTGCCGGCCATCCAGGCACGCATCGCGGCCGAGCTGGGGCGCGGGGTCTGCACCTCGATCAAGGTTCTCGGGCCCGCTGCGCCGTCGTGGCGGAAGGGCCCGCTGACGGTCCGCGGGCGCGGACCGCGCGACACGTACGGCTGA
- the recF gene encoding DNA replication/repair protein RecF (All proteins in this family for which functions are known are DNA-binding proteins that assist the filamentation of RecA onto DNA for the initiation of recombination or recombinational repair.) produces the protein MHVRHLSLTDFRSYASAEVALEPGVTALLGRNGQGKTNLVEALGYVATLGSHRVASDGPLVRVGAERAVVRAGIVRDERSMLVEIEINPGRANRARINRGPVPRPREVLGALRTVLFAPEDLALVKGDPGERRRFLDELLVSRAPRYAAVRADYDRVLKQRSALLKSAGAARRGARYASAGGQYDVSTLDVWDAHLARAGADLLAARLSLVAALGPRVEQAYDEVSLGGGPTSLDYRSSVGAETGGPLPAERTELEQVMLASLAAARSSELERGVCLVGPHRDDLVLGLGATPAKGYASHGESWSYALALRLASYDLLRADGGEPVLVLDDVFAELDSSRRERLARRVSGAEQVLITAAVEADVPGELAGARLLVQAGEVTPVGSGARVGDAAPASEVGSP, from the coding sequence ATGCACGTCCGGCACCTCTCGCTCACCGACTTCCGCTCCTACGCGAGCGCGGAGGTCGCGCTCGAGCCTGGGGTGACCGCGCTGCTCGGGCGCAACGGGCAGGGCAAGACCAACCTGGTCGAGGCGCTGGGCTACGTCGCCACGCTGGGCTCGCACCGGGTCGCCTCGGACGGCCCGCTCGTACGCGTCGGTGCCGAGCGCGCGGTGGTGCGCGCCGGCATCGTGCGCGACGAGCGCTCGATGCTGGTCGAGATCGAGATCAACCCGGGTCGAGCCAACCGGGCGCGCATCAACCGCGGGCCGGTGCCGCGACCGCGCGAGGTCCTGGGCGCGCTGCGCACGGTGCTGTTCGCGCCCGAGGACCTCGCGCTGGTCAAGGGCGACCCCGGCGAGCGGCGCCGCTTCCTCGACGAGCTGCTCGTGTCGCGCGCACCGCGCTACGCCGCGGTGCGGGCCGACTACGACCGGGTGCTCAAGCAGCGCAGCGCGCTGCTGAAGTCTGCGGGCGCGGCGCGCCGAGGGGCGAGGTACGCGTCGGCCGGCGGCCAGTACGACGTGTCGACGCTCGACGTGTGGGACGCGCACCTGGCGCGGGCCGGTGCCGACCTGCTGGCGGCACGCCTCTCGCTGGTGGCGGCGCTGGGCCCGCGGGTCGAGCAGGCCTACGACGAGGTGTCGCTGGGCGGCGGGCCCACCTCGCTCGACTACCGCAGCAGCGTCGGCGCCGAGACGGGCGGGCCCCTGCCCGCCGAGCGCACCGAGCTCGAGCAGGTCATGCTCGCCTCGCTCGCCGCAGCCCGCTCGAGCGAGCTCGAGCGCGGGGTGTGCCTGGTGGGCCCCCACCGCGACGACCTCGTGCTCGGCCTGGGTGCGACCCCGGCCAAGGGCTACGCGAGCCACGGGGAGTCGTGGTCCTACGCGCTGGCGCTGCGGCTCGCGTCCTACGACCTGCTGCGGGCCGACGGCGGCGAGCCGGTGCTCGTGCTCGACGACGTGTTCGCCGAGCTCGACTCCTCGCGCCGGGAGCGGCTGGCGCGGCGGGTGTCGGGTGCCGAGCAGGTGCTGATCACCGCCGCGGTGGAGGCCGACGTGCCGGGCGAGCTCGCTGGTGCGCGCCTGCTCGTGCAGGCGGGCGAGGTGACGCCTGTCGGCTCGGGCGCGCGCGTCGGCGACGCAGCGCCGGCCTCCGAGGTCGGCTCCCCGTGA
- the gnd gene encoding phosphogluconate dehydrogenase (NAD(+)-dependent, decarboxylating), whose amino-acid sequence MDIGIIGLGKMGGNMAERLRRAGHTVVGFDRSPDSARDVDSLEALVERLPAPRLVWVMVPAGGPTQETVKQLGGLLSEGDVVIDGGNSRYTDDLVHSEMLAPKGIGYLDAGVSGGVWGLQNGYALMVGGSAEDVAKAQPIFDALKPEGDSGFVHAGPVGAGHFAKMVHNGIEYGMMQAYAEGYELLSASPVVEDVPGVIKSWTQGTVIRSWLLDLLVLALEQDPELADITGYVDDSGEGRWTVEEAINHRVPAPVISAALFARFVSRQEDSPAMKAVAALRNQFGGHAVHAVAKGEAEAPA is encoded by the coding sequence ATGGACATCGGCATCATCGGGCTCGGCAAGATGGGCGGCAACATGGCCGAGCGGCTGCGCCGCGCCGGCCACACCGTCGTCGGCTTCGACCGCAGCCCCGACTCGGCGCGCGACGTCGACAGCCTCGAGGCGCTGGTCGAGCGGCTGCCCGCACCCCGGCTGGTCTGGGTGATGGTCCCCGCCGGCGGGCCCACGCAGGAGACCGTCAAGCAGCTGGGCGGCCTGCTCTCCGAGGGCGACGTCGTGATCGACGGCGGCAACTCGCGCTACACCGACGACCTGGTGCACTCCGAGATGCTCGCTCCCAAGGGCATCGGCTACCTCGACGCCGGCGTCTCGGGCGGCGTGTGGGGCCTGCAGAACGGCTACGCGCTCATGGTCGGCGGCAGCGCGGAGGACGTCGCGAAGGCGCAGCCGATCTTCGACGCGCTCAAGCCCGAGGGCGACTCCGGCTTCGTGCACGCCGGGCCCGTGGGCGCCGGGCACTTCGCCAAGATGGTCCACAACGGCATCGAGTACGGCATGATGCAGGCCTACGCCGAGGGCTACGAGCTGCTCAGCGCCTCCCCCGTCGTCGAGGACGTGCCCGGCGTCATCAAGTCCTGGACCCAGGGCACGGTCATCCGCTCCTGGCTGCTCGACCTGCTGGTCCTCGCCCTCGAGCAGGACCCCGAGCTGGCCGACATCACCGGCTACGTCGACGACTCCGGCGAGGGCCGGTGGACCGTCGAGGAGGCGATCAACCACCGCGTGCCGGCGCCCGTCATCTCCGCCGCGCTGTTCGCCCGCTTCGTCTCCCGCCAGGAGGACTCCCCGGCGATGAAGGCGGTTGCCGCGCTGCGCAACCAGTTCGGCGGCCACGCGGTGCACGCGGTCGCGAAGGGCGAGGCGGAGGCCCCCGCCTAG
- the dnaN gene encoding DNA polymerase III subunit beta, with product MRFRVQREVLAEAVAWAARSLPARPPVPVLAGLLVEATDEGLVLAGFDYEVSARVTVEAEVSEPGRALVSGRLLADICRSLPQQPVEVASDGSKVVVRCGSSRFSLLTLPVEEYPALPVMPSASGSLPGDAFAAAVSQVSIAAGRDDTLPVLTGVRVEIEGEKVVLAATDRYRLAVRELAWSPEQAGLSAVALVPAKTLSDTARSLASGDKVVVALSSGGAGDNLVGFEGGSRRTTTRLLDGEFPKYQSLLPSESASIAVLETAPFVDAVKRVALVAERNTPVRLAFTAGAVTLEAGSGDDAQASETLEADLEGAEISIAFNPGYLLDGLGAIDAPYAQLSFTTATKPAVLTGRATADAEPSRDYRYLLMPVRLSGA from the coding sequence GTGAGGTTCCGGGTCCAGCGCGAAGTTCTCGCCGAGGCCGTGGCGTGGGCTGCCCGCAGCCTGCCCGCCCGTCCCCCGGTGCCCGTCCTCGCCGGCCTGCTGGTCGAGGCCACCGACGAGGGCCTGGTCCTCGCCGGGTTCGACTACGAGGTCTCCGCACGCGTCACGGTCGAGGCCGAGGTCTCCGAGCCGGGCCGGGCGCTGGTCAGCGGCCGGCTGCTCGCCGACATCTGCCGCAGCCTCCCCCAGCAGCCGGTCGAGGTCGCCAGCGACGGCTCCAAGGTGGTCGTGCGCTGCGGCAGCTCGCGCTTCTCCCTGCTCACCCTGCCCGTCGAGGAGTACCCCGCGCTGCCGGTGATGCCCTCGGCCTCCGGCTCGCTGCCCGGGGACGCCTTCGCCGCCGCCGTCTCCCAGGTCTCGATCGCGGCCGGCCGCGACGACACCCTCCCCGTGCTCACCGGTGTCCGGGTCGAGATCGAGGGCGAGAAGGTCGTGCTGGCCGCGACCGACCGCTACCGCCTCGCCGTCCGCGAGCTGGCCTGGTCGCCCGAGCAGGCGGGGCTCTCCGCCGTGGCGCTCGTGCCGGCCAAGACGCTGTCCGACACCGCACGCTCGCTGGCCAGCGGCGACAAGGTCGTGGTCGCGCTGTCCTCCGGCGGTGCCGGCGACAACCTCGTGGGCTTCGAGGGCGGCTCGCGCCGCACCACGACCCGCCTGCTCGACGGCGAGTTCCCCAAGTACCAGTCGCTCCTGCCCAGCGAGTCCGCGAGCATCGCGGTGCTCGAGACCGCTCCCTTCGTCGACGCGGTCAAGCGTGTGGCGCTCGTCGCCGAGCGCAACACCCCGGTGCGGCTCGCCTTCACCGCGGGTGCCGTCACGCTCGAGGCCGGCAGCGGGGACGACGCGCAGGCGTCCGAGACGCTCGAGGCCGACCTCGAGGGCGCCGAGATCTCGATCGCCTTCAACCCGGGCTACCTGCTCGACGGCCTCGGCGCGATCGACGCCCCCTACGCCCAGCTCTCGTTCACGACGGCGACCAAGCCCGCCGTCCTCACCGGCCGGGCGACCGCCGACGCCGAGCCCAGCCGCGACTACCGCTACCTGCTGATGCCGGTGCGGCTCTCAGGAGCCTGA
- the dnaA gene encoding chromosomal replication initiator protein DnaA — translation MADDPGDLAPIWHRTLDELVDSGDGLVPPRTRPFLRLTRPLALYDDTALVAAPNDFIRSQLETDLRPIVTQSLSRALGREVRLVVTLDDTLADGAAEPAPGAIPSPSAPPESAEAAPVAPTAAPLEGSRPGTGRESTGRSAEPTRLNPRYLFETFVIGASNRFAHAAAVAVAEAPAKAYNPLFVYGGSGLGKTHLLHAIGHYAASLYPGVRVRYVSSEEFTNDFINSIRDGKGETFRKRYRDIDVLLVDDIQFLENKEGTQEEFFHTFNTLHNQNKQIVLSSDRPPQQLVTLEDRLRNRFQWGLTTDVQPPDLETRIAILRKKAAQDGLDAPPEVLEYIASKISTNIRELEGALIRVTAFASLNRQGVDLALAEIVLKDLIPDERGPEITAATIMAQTAAYFGMSMEDLCGSSRSRGLVQARQIAMYLCRELTDLSLPKIGQQFGNRDHTTVMHADRKIRQQLPEKRALYNQVHELTNRIKSQSRQG, via the coding sequence ATGGCTGATGATCCCGGGGACCTCGCCCCGATCTGGCACCGCACCCTCGACGAGCTGGTCGACAGCGGCGATGGCCTCGTGCCGCCGCGCACCCGCCCGTTCCTGCGGCTGACGCGCCCCCTCGCTCTCTACGACGACACCGCCCTCGTCGCAGCGCCCAACGACTTCATCCGCTCCCAGCTCGAGACCGACCTGCGTCCGATCGTGACCCAGAGCCTCTCCCGCGCACTGGGTCGCGAGGTGCGCCTGGTCGTCACGCTCGACGACACGCTGGCCGACGGCGCCGCCGAGCCGGCACCGGGCGCGATCCCCTCTCCCAGCGCTCCCCCGGAGTCCGCCGAGGCCGCTCCGGTGGCGCCGACCGCTGCGCCGCTCGAGGGCAGCCGCCCCGGCACCGGGCGCGAGAGCACCGGCCGCAGCGCCGAGCCGACCCGGCTCAACCCGCGCTACCTGTTCGAGACCTTCGTCATCGGGGCGAGCAACCGCTTCGCCCACGCTGCCGCCGTCGCGGTCGCCGAGGCGCCCGCCAAGGCCTACAACCCGCTGTTCGTCTACGGCGGGTCGGGCCTCGGCAAGACCCACCTTCTGCACGCCATCGGCCACTACGCCGCGAGCCTCTACCCCGGCGTACGCGTGCGCTACGTGAGCTCCGAGGAGTTCACCAACGACTTCATCAACTCGATCCGCGACGGCAAGGGCGAGACGTTCCGCAAGCGCTACCGCGACATCGACGTGCTGCTGGTGGACGACATCCAGTTCCTGGAGAACAAGGAAGGCACCCAGGAGGAGTTCTTCCACACGTTCAACACGCTGCACAACCAGAACAAGCAGATCGTCCTCTCGAGCGACCGGCCGCCGCAGCAGCTGGTGACGCTCGAGGACCGGCTGCGCAACCGCTTCCAGTGGGGCCTCACCACCGACGTCCAGCCCCCCGACCTCGAGACGCGCATCGCGATCCTGCGCAAGAAGGCCGCGCAGGACGGCCTCGACGCCCCGCCCGAGGTGCTGGAGTACATCGCCAGCAAGATCTCGACCAACATCCGCGAGCTCGAGGGCGCGCTGATCCGGGTCACGGCGTTCGCGTCGTTGAACCGCCAGGGCGTCGACCTCGCGCTGGCCGAGATCGTGCTCAAGGACCTCATCCCCGACGAGCGCGGCCCGGAGATCACGGCCGCGACGATCATGGCGCAGACGGCGGCCTACTTCGGCATGTCGATGGAGGACCTGTGCGGGTCCTCCCGCTCCCGGGGGCTCGTGCAGGCGCGCCAGATCGCGATGTACCTCTGCCGCGAGCTCACCGACCTCTCGCTGCCCAAGATCGGGCAGCAGTTCGGCAACCGCGACCACACCACGGTCATGCACGCCGACCGCAAGATCCGCCAGCAGCTCCCCGAGAAGCGCGCGCTCTACAACCAGGTGCACGAGCTCACCAACCGGATCAAGAGCCAGTCCCGACAGGGCTGA
- the rpmH gene encoding 50S ribosomal protein L34 → MSKRTFQPNNRRRSKTHGFRLRMSTRAGRAIMSARRRKGREKLSA, encoded by the coding sequence GTGAGCAAGCGCACCTTCCAGCCGAACAACCGTCGTCGCAGCAAGACCCACGGCTTCCGGCTGCGCATGAGCACCCGCGCGGGCCGCGCCATCATGTCGGCCCGCCGCCGCAAGGGCCGCGAGAAGCTCTCCGCCTAG
- the rnpA gene encoding ribonuclease P protein component: MLARPNRLRRSGDFTEVMRRGAGHGRGASRSVVVHVALEHTVPPACPGPRVGFAVSKAVGSAVTRNLVRRRLRALTRARLTGWPAGADVVVRALPAAATATVDQLGSDLDRAWSHAYRQVAR; encoded by the coding sequence GTGCTCGCGCGCCCGAACCGCCTGCGCCGCTCCGGGGACTTCACCGAAGTGATGCGCCGCGGGGCCGGGCACGGCCGTGGCGCGTCGCGCTCCGTGGTGGTCCACGTCGCGCTCGAGCACACCGTCCCACCCGCGTGCCCCGGCCCGCGGGTGGGATTCGCCGTCTCCAAGGCGGTCGGCAGCGCCGTGACCCGCAACCTGGTCCGCCGCCGCCTGCGCGCCCTGACCCGCGCCCGGCTGACCGGGTGGCCGGCGGGCGCCGACGTCGTGGTGCGCGCTCTCCCCGCCGCAGCCACCGCCACCGTCGACCAGCTCGGCTCCGACCTCGACCGCGCGTGGTCCCACGCCTACCGCCAGGTGGCCCGGTGA
- the yidD gene encoding membrane protein insertion efficiency factor YidD, with protein MSSPVGRALVGLVRGYQRWISPLSAPRCRFYPSCSQYAVDAISSRGPIMGTAYAVRRLLRCHPFTAGGYDPAPAPREHSRSRRRDPRPV; from the coding sequence GTGAGCTCGCCGGTCGGCCGGGCGCTGGTGGGCCTGGTCCGCGGCTACCAGCGGTGGATCTCCCCGCTGTCGGCACCTCGGTGCCGGTTCTACCCCTCGTGCTCGCAGTACGCGGTGGACGCGATCTCCTCGCGAGGCCCCATCATGGGGACGGCGTACGCAGTGCGCCGCCTCCTGCGCTGCCACCCGTTCACCGCGGGTGGTTACGACCCGGCACCCGCGCCGAGGGAGCACTCCCGCTCCCGTCGCCGGGACCCACGACCCGTCTAG
- the yidC gene encoding membrane protein insertase YidC, with the protein MGKILAPLEYVVSKILIAWHSLFTSLGLPGDGGITWALSIVGLVVVIRILITPLFIRQIKAQRGLQLLQPEIKKLQEKYKNDRERQSKELMELYKRTGTNPFASCLPILLQAPIFFSLFRVLNGVAHEKRVPGFPGDLNLVRDAANAKIFGASISDSFLGADNGAAKTLTVVLIVLMSLTSFLTQRQVMTKNMPPSAAEGQFAQQQKMLLYVFPLVFAVSGVNFPIGVLIYWLTTNLWSMGQQFYVIAFNPTPGSPAAIAREERLRRKHKATPGAGTGSSSGGTPAVGGGATSDGTGSGPNLAKRPPGQRQQPRRQPRAKRDRPPGGAAPGNAEPDPS; encoded by the coding sequence GTGGGCAAGATCCTCGCCCCGCTCGAGTACGTCGTCTCGAAGATCCTCATCGCGTGGCACTCGCTGTTCACGTCGCTGGGGCTCCCCGGTGACGGCGGCATCACCTGGGCGCTGTCCATCGTCGGCCTGGTCGTGGTCATCCGGATCCTGATCACCCCGCTCTTCATCCGGCAGATCAAGGCGCAGCGCGGCCTCCAGCTGCTGCAGCCCGAGATCAAGAAGCTGCAGGAGAAGTACAAGAACGACCGGGAGCGCCAGAGCAAGGAGCTCATGGAGCTCTACAAGCGCACCGGCACGAACCCGTTCGCGAGCTGCCTGCCGATCCTGCTCCAGGCGCCGATCTTCTTCTCGCTGTTCCGGGTGCTCAACGGGGTCGCGCACGAGAAGCGCGTCCCCGGCTTCCCCGGCGACCTCAACCTCGTCCGCGACGCCGCCAACGCGAAGATCTTCGGTGCGAGCATCTCCGACAGCTTCTTGGGCGCTGACAACGGTGCGGCCAAGACGCTCACCGTCGTGCTCATCGTCCTGATGTCGCTGACCTCGTTCCTGACCCAGCGCCAGGTGATGACCAAGAACATGCCGCCCTCGGCGGCCGAGGGGCAGTTCGCGCAGCAGCAGAAGATGCTGCTCTACGTCTTCCCGCTCGTGTTCGCCGTCTCCGGCGTCAACTTCCCGATCGGCGTGCTCATCTACTGGCTCACGACCAACCTGTGGTCGATGGGCCAGCAGTTCTACGTCATCGCCTTCAACCCGACGCCCGGCTCGCCGGCGGCGATCGCGCGCGAGGAGCGCCTGCGCCGCAAGCACAAGGCGACGCCAGGCGCGGGCACCGGCTCCAGCTCGGGCGGCACCCCGGCGGTGGGCGGCGGCGCGACGTCCGACGGCACCGGTTCAGGCCCGAACCTCGCCAAGCGGCCGCCCGGTCAGCGCCAGCAGCCGCGCCGGCAGCCCCGCGCCAAGCGCGACCGGCCTCCGGGCGGCGCAGCTCCGGGCAACGCCGAGCCCGACCCGTCGTAG
- a CDS encoding Jag family protein produces the protein MVQRLEEEGDVAADYLEGLLDIADLDGDIDMDVEADRAVVAIVGTGLDPLVGPSGKVLDALQELTRLAVQTQTGERTRLLLDVGGFRAARRTELTEVGRKAAERARGGERVELEPMSAFERKVVHDAVAAAGLTSESEGVEPARRVVVLPPSA, from the coding sequence CTGGTGCAGCGGCTCGAGGAGGAGGGCGACGTCGCGGCCGACTACCTCGAGGGGCTGCTCGACATCGCCGACCTCGACGGCGACATCGACATGGACGTGGAGGCCGACCGCGCCGTCGTCGCGATCGTGGGCACCGGCCTCGACCCGCTGGTGGGGCCCTCGGGCAAGGTGCTCGACGCGCTGCAGGAGCTGACGCGGCTCGCCGTGCAGACGCAGACCGGCGAGCGTACGCGGCTGCTCCTCGACGTCGGCGGCTTCCGCGCCGCCCGCCGCACGGAGCTGACCGAGGTCGGCCGGAAGGCTGCCGAGCGCGCGCGCGGAGGTGAGCGGGTCGAGCTCGAGCCGATGAGCGCCTTCGAGCGCAAGGTCGTCCACGACGCGGTGGCCGCCGCCGGGCTCACGTCGGAGTCCGAGGGTGTCGAGCCGGCACGTCGTGTGGTCGTGCTGCCGCCCTCTGCATGA
- the rsmG gene encoding 16S rRNA (guanine(527)-N(7))-methyltransferase RsmG translates to MTEAHEANGVPRGTPDADVAAQVFGDRTALASRYHAWLAGAGVERGLLGPREVPRLWERHILNSVAVAELVGQGASVVDIGAGAGLPGIPLALRRPDLQITLVEPLLRRATFLDEVVADLELGNVVVRRARAEELPRAAWSVATARAVAPLGKLAGWLLPLVVPGGLVAALKGASAAEELERDAAVLRRLGATTLAVREVGGVDGIPVATAVTMLRALEPARLPSRGARSNPRPASRSGPNRPRGGRPRG, encoded by the coding sequence ATGACCGAGGCGCACGAGGCCAACGGTGTTCCACGTGGAACACCGGACGCAGACGTGGCTGCCCAGGTGTTCGGCGACCGCACCGCGCTCGCGTCCCGCTACCACGCGTGGTTGGCCGGAGCCGGTGTGGAGCGCGGCCTGCTCGGCCCGCGTGAGGTCCCCCGGTTGTGGGAGCGGCACATCCTGAACTCCGTCGCCGTGGCAGAGCTCGTCGGCCAAGGAGCATCGGTCGTCGACATCGGTGCTGGAGCCGGTCTGCCTGGCATCCCGCTGGCGCTGCGGCGCCCGGACCTCCAGATCACCCTCGTCGAGCCGCTGCTGCGACGCGCCACGTTCCTCGACGAGGTGGTGGCGGATCTGGAGCTCGGCAACGTCGTGGTGCGACGCGCACGCGCTGAGGAACTGCCGCGAGCGGCCTGGTCGGTGGCCACGGCGCGCGCTGTCGCTCCGCTCGGGAAGCTGGCCGGGTGGCTGCTGCCGCTCGTTGTGCCCGGAGGGCTGGTCGCTGCCCTGAAGGGCGCTTCCGCCGCCGAGGAACTGGAACGCGACGCGGCGGTGCTGCGCCGGCTCGGGGCGACGACCCTCGCGGTCCGTGAGGTCGGCGGAGTCGACGGCATCCCGGTTGCTACGGCGGTCACGATGCTGCGAGCCCTGGAGCCGGCTCGTCTACCCTCTCGTGGTGCGCGCTCCAACCCTCGCCCCGCCAGCCGCTCTGGTCCCAACCGCCCGCGCGGGGGCCGTCCCCGTGGTTGA